The Saccopteryx leptura isolate mSacLep1 chromosome 5, mSacLep1_pri_phased_curated, whole genome shotgun sequence nucleotide sequence ATTAAATGCCCTACGAGGTTCCATATGGCCCTTTAAAGCTGGTTCTTTTATCTTGAGTTTTGAAAGGCacagtttttagacaccaaatgaGACCACTAGAGATTATTCCTTTATGGAAGTATTGTTCTCTCCAGAAACTCTCTTTTCAAAGATCAGTTTAGTTTAGATTACTTTATCAGAGTAGATAGAGAGTTTAGAGTCAGATGAACTTGAATTTAAATCTATCTGGCTTCTGCCATGACCAGTAGTAGTAGTTGTAAAGACCTCCTTGCTTTGTAAAGCTGTCATTTGTCCTCCTTGTGAACTAGGAAAGATAATACCCCACAAAGTTATTGAGTGAGATAGCTCGATATCTTAAATGTATACTTTGGCAATAATAAATggttaataaatgttaattttgatGAGTGCCTTGGGCCATCtaaagaaatgagaatggaggtGGTTTAAAATTCTGGCCACTTCATAGCCGTGGGTGGGAAAGAGCCCTTGGCTGAGGTATAGCCCATCACTTATAAAGCAGCTCCTCCCAAGGAGGTGTGCTGTCTCTGGTCATTTAATGAATTTCATTTATCCTTGTTAAAGACATTGGGCTATCATTAAGTCATTCTTGGTCTTAAAGTACTTCTACATCTTACAATGTAAATCTTCCCATTAATCCTAATCTGTAATATTAAAATCAACCAAAGTATATTATACAGAGATTTTTCAGAGTTTGAGAAACTGGGACTTTGTCTGATACTAGGTCCCAAACTCCATTCTCGCCCTCAACTGTGAAGCTGGTGTCCTTTCAGCTCGCAGCTagggttttaatttccatttcctgCCAGTGGCTTTCTGCGCTCGAGGTAGGCGGGTGCCTGCCATCCGTGTGTGGTTTTGGGGTAGTAACCTCTTCTGGGGCGGCGGCCGCCTCCACCCACGGAGGCGGCCGCGACGTCACGGTGATGCCTCCTCCCCGCCCGACCTATAAAGCGGCAGGTGAGCGCTGCGCCTCCGGAAGGTTCGCACACCTCGTGCGGGCGCCCGAGTCGGAACGCAGAGGACCCGACGCCAGCTCCCGGCGCTGCACGCAGCGCCCGAGCCCGGCGGGGCGGGCGAGCACAGCCGCTCACTCGCCCTTGTCCCGCAGACCCCACTGTGTTCCAGTCCGCCCTCCGCCCGCCCGCAGCTCCCTCCAGCGCAGCTCCGCTTCGAGTGGCCCCGGAgaccgcgccgccgccgccgcgccgaGGGACCAATGAGAGCCCCGCTGCTGCCGCCGGCGCCCGTGGTGCTGTCGCTGCTGATCCTCGGCTCAGGTGAGCACGGGCGCCTCCGGGCCGCCGGGGGCTGCTCCCCCTGCCGGCCAGAGCGGTCGCTTTTCGAACTTTGCCGCAGTTTATCCAAAACTCCGCCCGCAGGCGTCCGCATCCCCGTCCCGCGGAAGGTGCGCGCGGTGGCGCCCTCCCTCGGGTTACTgcctgagaggaggagagaagaggcaggcaGGTGTCCCAGCCGGCCCGGCCGGGAAGAGGGTGCCCGCCGGAGAACCGCGTGCTTTTACTTTAGTTCAGCAGAGGAGACCTGAGATCCTGTGATCCAGACCCTTCGCTTTACAGGTAGAGCAGCCGAGGTCCAGAGACGTGAAGGGATTTGCGCAGATCTTAGAGTCGTTAAGTCCTTGACCCAGGAGTGCTGCCTTCTGCTCAAATTCTCTTCTGTCTAGTGATTTTGTTTTTACCTTCCTAGACTGGGACCTCGCGTCTTCCCAGGTTGACGTTAAAAAACACGACTGTTTTATTGACATCTAAAAGATAAAAAGCAGGGCTTGAAACTCTGGGTCCCAAACCTTACTAGTTCCcagtagttgttgtttttttctaagaaacaataaaaaacaatgacaatAAGAATCATTATCAACTATCGTTTATATTACTTTTCACATTTAATGTACACAGTCTTTTTAAAATGGGAGCACGTGTTAAGGAAATCTGATATTTATATCTAGAACCTGTGTATGGTTCTAGGTATAATTGGAGAGGTGGCTTTTTAGCAACACAACTGCATTTGGTATGTGAAGAAATGGGAACGTTTAGACAATACCTGTTAAGTAATTATCTATATTAGATTACTTTGCCTACTtggcagtgttttgttttgttttgttttgtctttttttgatgTGGAAATTAATGTAGACTATCTGTGGAAAAGAAAACCTTGATGAAAGGAGCTCTGTAATTGGAACAGCTGACTTTGCTTGTTGGCAAAACGTGAAGTTGCTTTCATAAGTGACTCAATCACAATGGCACATGTGCAATAACTGCTTTGATATCAGAAGATCAACATCTCTCCTGAACACAGCTGACTGGTGAGAAAGGCATTCTGCTTTACTTTtcttcccttgttctttctcccaTAGCCCATTATGCTGCTGGATCGGACAGCAGTGACGACTCTGGGAAAGGGGAACTGTTCTCCGGGGACCACAGTGCTGATGGATTTGAAGCGACTTTAAGAAGTGAGATTTCCCTTATGAGTGAGACGCCCTCTGATAGCGAACTGTCCTCAGGGATTGACTATGACTATGCGGAAGAGTATGAAATTGAACCACAGATATCTGGCTATATTGTAGATGATTCAGTCAGAGGTGAGTAGAGGATAAGGCAAAAATATAGCCTATGCGATGTGTGTTTGTATGAGCAAagctaattcaaaagaaaagccGCTCCCTGAATCTCCCAGTGGCTTTCTGGTATGTATGTCTGTTGTATATCCTGCTAGGTAACCTTCAAATTGAGATGGAAAGAGTTATATGTGGGCACATCAATATGTCTTTATGTCTAATGAATGTTTTGTCTTTTATgtctaatcttcacaacaactctATGAAATAGGAAATATTTCACAGATGTGATTATTGAAGCTTGAAAAGTTGTGTTCTGCCCAGGGTTCCGCAGCCAGGAGGCAGATGAGCCAGAAGGAGAACTCCAATCTGCCTGACTCCAGATACTATGCTCTTTCCCACTGTGCCTCATGACTGCCCCTCTGAGAGACAGATGAGACACCTGTCAGGCCAGTCTGCTCCGTTTCTCAGCTCTGTATCCACTCCCACTACCACTTTTCCCTCAGTAACTGCATTCTAACACAAGTCAGGAAACAGAGGGAGCAATGGGAAAGGAACAATTGGGCTTTAGCTTTAAGTACTAGTTGTTGAGAAactagtagtaataataatatcttcTGGAAATATTAAACAGATATGCATGGATTTTATATTGCTAAAATCCCAATTTAACTCCAAATCTCATCTGTGAGCTCAATAATAATGACTcatcatttccttctcttttgctATTATctgatctttaaaaaagaatatttgctaAAAATGAGAGTTACCAAAGTAAGAGGTAAGTACTGTTCATTACCTTCATATTACTTTGGAGTTTGAGGGCAGAAAAAGTCACAGTAAGTCAGATCTAACTATCTCAGTATCACCCACTATGCAGCAGAACATGAGGCCTCTTCTCCTGACCTTGGTTTTCCCTCTGTCTGGATCCCAGAACTAGTGAAGGAGAGCAGGGGATATCACAGGGACAAATGGAACCtgcttaaataacaaatgggaaaAGCTTTAGTGAACACTCCATTTTATTCTCTTGCATTGTaacttgtatttttatgtatggtgAAGAAGGAGTCCATTtatatttctcagtttttaagAAATGATATTAGACCATTAAGATTCTAGAAACTTCTTTCAAAGATGTTTCAAGTTGTTAACATTTCGAAAAGCCAAATTGTTAATGATGAACATGGCTAGTGGTTAAAATTGCAATGAATTGTGTACTAGAGTGATAATGTTGGTTGAGCTTTTTTCAAGTGCTATTAAACCTAAAATTTGTAATATGTCTGATAAAATGCAGtaatagacatttaaaatgtatttattggagACATATTCTAACTTGTACTTTTTTATCATTGGgaaattttcaatataaaaattgcATAACTACTATACTTATTAAACATTACTCTAATTTGATCATTGTTAATGTTGTATAGTAACttgctaaaatatttataatatttatttattgtatctttAATCACAGAGTTCTATGTTCTACCCTTTCTTATGTTTctaatgttttctatttaatgGCTCTTGCAGCACCATTATGACTAATAGGATTATGACATTATGATATTTGCCGCTTTTCATTGAGCTATGTTTGCTAAATACTTGCCCAGATAAACTTATTCAGGTATTAGTGTAGCAAAACATACAGCTCTAACATGAAAACTCCTCCTTGTTATATTTATCATGAGGGTAAACTAAACTCAGCATAACTGTAACACCAAACAGACATTTCTGTGGATCTGAGACATTAAGATGAATCTCTGAagcatgaaatataaatatatccggatttctatttttttcaaatacattgAGCACAGAAATGTACCCTCCGGAAGGTATTGATTAACTATAATCCATTGTAATCAGGAAGTTGGAGAAAATGAACTCTAATGTatgttttagttcttttcactCTCAGGGAATGTTCACTAATTCCTGATTGTGATAGCACTagagtgaaatggaaaaataaaatccacTAATATATCCATGCCCCACTTTATCAATGGCGTTGACCTTTTTTAAGAGTAAACAGAGTGAAATGGGAAAAATGAGAGGCTTTTTATCAGATTTGTAAGTGTCACACAGTATGGATACTCTCTTTGCCCTATTATTGTGTATTAATTGTGTTAAATGATGAGACAAATATGGTTGTTATTCTTATGAGCTCTCACTGTTAGGATTTCTTTCTCACTAGTCTTCAAAATGATATTCAAGATGAAGAGAGTCGGTTGTAcataaatctttcttttcttagttGAACAGGTAGTTAagcccaaagaaaacaaaacagaaaatgaaaatactacaGATAaacccaaaagaaagaaaaaaggaggcaaaaatagaaaaaataaaaaaaacagaaagaaaaatccatGTGATGCAAGATTTCAAACTTTCTGCATTCACGGAGAATGCAAATATTTAGAGCACCTGAAAGCAGTCACGTGCAAGTAAGTTTCCCTGGTTACGTAGAACTCTGTATTTCTTGCACCATGTCTGAAACTCCCAGCTGCAGAAAACCATCTATTTTTCCAATGTATAGACCAAGggtctgcaaatattttcttaaagaaccagatagtaaatattttaggctttcagAGTCAAGAttacttatataaaaaattaaaatggaaccacttaaaaatataaaaactatttttggcTCACACACTGTCTAAATCCGGCAAGTGTCACACTGTCAAAATCTGCCAGTTGGCTAACCCTTGATATAAGCCatcattttacaatgtatattttacaaaacttctttttaaaaaaagtacctaaaaatactttttacataATGTTATTCTGTCATTCTTCCCCCCCAAAGCTGCTAGCACATGAAATGATAGTGGAATGTGTTAGCTGCATAACAAATCACTGAACTCATCAATTGGTCATAAAAGGAGCACAAAGAATGAAAAGGTGTGTCTTCCTCGAATCACACCCAAACTAATCTCAACTTGTTCTTATACGACTAGATCTTTGGCTCAAATGCATTCTGTGTCTAATGATTTGGAAATATAAATGTAaggaatgactttttaaaaatatattagaattaaATGGCCATGACCTGGAAAATAAGCCTAAAACATATAGAATGTTTTTAAGCTATTATAATTTTGGAATGTGGGTTGTTTACAGATGTCATCAGGATTACTTTGGTGAACGATGTGGGGAAAAGTCCATGAAGACGCACAGCATGGTTGACGGAGATTTATCAAAAATTACGTTAGCGGCTATAGCTGCTTTTGTTTCAGCTGTGAGCTTCACCGTTATTGCTGCTGTCATAACAATCCAGTAAGTATGATGTGACTTAAAAATCCCTCAAAAAATAATGCCAGGTTCATTTCAGTATTTTATCACAATCTactatcatattttaaataaagtattctATAATTGGTACATTATTTTTGGTCATATCTTTATGCTTTATTGACAAAGATCACAGAATATGGTGGCCTTTTCCACAAAATCTAGAAAATTTTTGAACTTAAAAATTGATGATTTTCTTTCATGTCATATAGCTACTCATGGCTACTTTTAAATCTGACTGTTAGTATCCATTATGAATATCTTAAGCTTAAGCAAGCCTCCTGGAAGCTAATATAAGCCTGGTTCACAGTAGGTTGTCAGAGATACTGCTTTGGTACTAAAAAATCACAAAGAGCTTCAAAACAAGAGCCAAGAAAAGATACATCTTTTGCTTTTATTAGAATGCAAAATTCTAAATTAGGAATTTTATAGCATGGTACTAATTTACTTAGAGCTTATGCTTATTTTGTTATCATCAGCCGCAATATGAGAactcaattataaaaagaaacacatttcttTCATATGATATTATGGTATATGGCGTAGGAAGCAGGGACAATTCTATTACTGTTCCACTCCTGCAGTACATCTTCCCTGTGCTCACAATAACAGATCATGTACCTCACTTCATGACCTATGAATGTTAGAACTAGACTGTTCCAACTTGTAGACACCGGTGGACATGTCAAAATGGCATTGTCTGTCAAACTGAAGTCAGTGCATTAAGGAAGTTGGGGGTTGGTGTGAATGGCTCTATAATGACTCATGTACTACTAGCTTGGGAAAAGCAGTAGACTCATTATTCTAATTTTAGATCTTGGTAAATTACTTTAACAACTGGATTGTATACATGATCCACCACTCTTGCCATTCAGGAAACAAGGGGTTATCTTCTGTCATTCtttgctattattttaaatgcagaTCAGATAATGATAAAATGGCACATGAAAAACTGTTCTATGATGCACCTAAAGTTTGATCTGtggtttaaattttgtttttcacaaccTGGAAATGATTTTGATCTGTTAGTACCTCAAGTTAGATATGCAGATATGTTTAGGAAAGACACCCTCAGACAAACCATTATTATTTGACATAGAAGGGAAAAACAGTTGCCAGTTAGAGATGTTGTGAAGTAATTATTTAAGCCTGTAATTATTCaagttgaaatatttaataatccTTTGGGAAAACATGGAAAAACTTTATCATGTTGGTACTCTTAAAACTAAGcagtgatttttctatttttctcccatATTCTTTTTGTATATGAAAAACATTACAAATACTACCCTAAGCACAATGGCTGTTTCTTCATACtgaagtgatttttttccccaaacatcACAGCAAAATATGTTATGATTTTAATAATAACATTTCTGGGTGAATTAGAGATATactaaaaatagaattgtttCTACACCACCAAGATGTTTGGAAACCATTGAGGCTTTTTGatagaaaataacaataaatagatgtaagtatttattatattttgaaataagtaaaacCCAACTTGTTTTTTAAGCCTGTTTAAAAAGATTCTAATAATTTAAATTGGTTTGTTCAAGCATAAAGTTTTTCTATGGTAAAACTACACTGTCTTCTTCCATTCGTGCATGGCAACTGTGCTAGTTTTGAAAAACGAAAACATGTTTTGATTTGTCCCATACCTTCTGAAAGTTTGAATCTTAAGGcgcatttatttaaatattagtaCTCTGGAAATACGTTTATATAAAGTCTCCATAAACATCCCATTAAAAAGAACATTGGTAGTATTTTAGAGTTGGGTTTAGGTTTTGGTTTGTTGTAAAGTATAATGTGTGATGATCTATAAGGACTCACAAAAGGAATTCCCTATAATCATGAAAACCCCAGTTAATGtatggataaataaaacttttgatG carries:
- the AREG gene encoding amphiregulin; protein product: MRAPLLPPAPVVLSLLILGSAHYAAGSDSSDDSGKGELFSGDHSADGFEATLRSEISLMSETPSDSELSSGIDYDYAEEYEIEPQISGYIVDDSVRVEQVVKPKENKTENENTTDKPKRKKKGGKNRKNKKNRKKNPCDARFQTFCIHGECKYLEHLKAVTCKCHQDYFGERCGEKSMKTHSMVDGDLSKITLAAIAAFVSAVSFTVIAAVITIQLRKRYFREYEGEAEEQKKLRQENGNAHAIA